In one window of Streptomyces roseofulvus DNA:
- a CDS encoding amino acid adenylation domain-containing protein, with protein MTKTPEPKAPPAPLPPWSIDPADQAGPAPALGDLVGAAAANWPDRAALHDGRLGLTFAELEERATTLAAWLAGQGVGPDDRVAILAEKSALMPVLAIAAWKCGAVYVPLDGTAPEPRLRGLLERLDARIVLALDDRAPVADGVRWAGRAELDAVLAGPAREWPTVPHRPDSTAYIIFTSGSTGEPKGVEITVASLVAYFGNHNEVLRFTPASRVFSLSPFHFDVSIEDTLLPLSLGAYVHQFGGMHAGAVMRALITRERITHLIAVSTLLTMITEGGRHVTRENFPCLEMVMTGAEVCDPGVINVWKEGLPEVRVINVYGPTETTIVCVAHEIVRVDPDRVGSYPIGRPLRGVEARIVDDGSPVHEPGRVGELWIGGEQVMRGYLGRPEETARRVVEVDGVRYYRTGDLCAYDENGDIVFRGRNDDEVKLAGRRIHLGEIRQTVLSCPGVERAAVALVPRLGHDVIALVVMAPDRAAVATAEKRLAELLPAYMMPSVIAWSPELSVSSTGKTDEKLLMGRLAEAVREESATRFAFTPAGDVRPVDGGGHA; from the coding sequence GTGACGAAGACGCCCGAACCGAAGGCCCCGCCGGCCCCGCTGCCGCCGTGGTCGATCGACCCCGCCGACCAGGCCGGTCCGGCGCCCGCGCTCGGCGATCTGGTCGGCGCGGCCGCGGCGAACTGGCCGGACCGCGCGGCCCTGCACGACGGCCGGCTCGGCCTGACCTTCGCCGAACTGGAGGAGCGGGCCACCACGCTCGCGGCCTGGCTGGCCGGGCAGGGCGTCGGCCCGGACGACCGGGTGGCGATCCTCGCCGAGAAGAGCGCGCTGATGCCGGTGCTGGCGATCGCGGCGTGGAAGTGCGGCGCCGTCTACGTGCCGCTCGACGGCACGGCCCCGGAGCCGCGGCTGCGCGGACTGCTGGAACGGCTCGACGCGCGGATCGTGCTGGCCCTCGACGATCGGGCGCCGGTCGCCGACGGGGTCCGCTGGGCCGGCCGGGCGGAGCTGGACGCGGTCCTCGCGGGCCCGGCGCGGGAGTGGCCGACCGTGCCGCACCGGCCCGACTCCACGGCGTACATCATCTTCACCTCGGGCTCCACGGGTGAGCCCAAGGGCGTGGAGATCACCGTCGCCAGCCTGGTCGCGTACTTCGGGAACCACAACGAGGTGCTCCGGTTCACCCCCGCCTCGCGGGTGTTCAGCCTCTCGCCGTTCCACTTCGACGTGTCGATCGAGGACACGCTGCTGCCGCTGTCGCTGGGCGCGTACGTCCACCAGTTCGGCGGGATGCACGCCGGAGCGGTCATGCGGGCGTTGATCACCCGCGAGCGGATCACCCATCTGATCGCGGTCTCCACGCTGTTGACGATGATCACCGAGGGCGGGCGGCACGTCACCCGGGAGAACTTCCCGTGCCTGGAGATGGTGATGACGGGCGCGGAGGTCTGCGACCCGGGGGTCATCAACGTCTGGAAGGAAGGCCTGCCCGAGGTCCGGGTGATCAACGTCTACGGGCCGACCGAGACGACGATCGTCTGTGTCGCCCACGAGATCGTGCGGGTGGACCCGGACCGCGTCGGCTCCTATCCGATCGGCCGGCCGCTGCGCGGGGTCGAGGCGCGGATCGTGGACGACGGGTCACCGGTCCACGAGCCGGGCCGGGTCGGGGAGTTGTGGATCGGCGGCGAGCAGGTGATGCGCGGCTACCTCGGCCGGCCGGAGGAGACCGCCCGGCGCGTGGTCGAGGTGGACGGCGTCCGCTACTACCGCACCGGCGACCTCTGCGCGTACGACGAGAACGGCGACATCGTCTTCCGGGGCCGGAACGACGACGAGGTGAAGCTCGCCGGCCGGCGGATCCATCTGGGCGAGATCCGGCAGACCGTGCTGAGCTGCCCCGGCGTCGAGCGGGCGGCCGTCGCGCTGGTCCCCCGGCTGGGCCACGACGTGATCGCCCTGGTGGTGATGGCACCGGACCGGGCGGCGGTGGCGACGGCGGAGAAGCGGCTCGCCGAGCTGCTGCCCGCCTACATGATGCCCAGCGTGATCGCCTGGTCGCCCGAGCTCAGCGTCTCCTCGACCGGCAAGACGGACGAGAAGCTGCTGATGGGACGGCTCGCCGAGGCGGTCCGGGAGGAGAGCGCGACCCGCTTCGCCTTCACCCCGGCCGGGGACGTGAGGCCCGTCGACGGGGGTGGGCATGCCTGA
- a CDS encoding GNAT family N-acetyltransferase, whose protein sequence is MRHDIEVRRIEPDQLEALLALCVEHAEYEKADFADDGQVERWRTAFFGERPAVYGWLALDGGKPCGFMTVTVEFSTWSAARFAHMDCLYLQEAYRGLGLGRVFLERLREFARAEGCGWAEWQTPRDNEPGIGFYARMGARSKEKVRFTYDVGMRDGS, encoded by the coding sequence GTGAGGCACGACATCGAGGTCCGGCGGATCGAGCCGGACCAGCTGGAGGCGCTGCTCGCGCTCTGCGTCGAGCACGCGGAGTACGAGAAGGCGGACTTCGCCGACGACGGGCAGGTGGAGCGCTGGCGTACGGCGTTCTTCGGCGAGCGGCCCGCGGTGTACGGGTGGCTCGCGCTGGACGGCGGGAAGCCCTGCGGCTTCATGACGGTGACCGTCGAATTCTCCACCTGGAGCGCCGCCCGGTTCGCCCACATGGACTGCCTGTACCTCCAGGAGGCGTACCGCGGGCTCGGGCTCGGACGGGTCTTCCTGGAGCGGCTGCGCGAGTTCGCGCGGGCCGAGGGGTGCGGCTGGGCGGAGTGGCAGACGCCGCGGGACAACGAGCCGGGCATCGGCTTCTACGCGCGGATGGGTGCCCGCTCCAAGGAGAAGGTCCGTTTCACCTACGACGTCGGGATGCGTGACGGCTCGTGA
- a CDS encoding MFS transporter, producing MAFRPLTRARTSLAATFGGLPSGFWWLWTAQLVNRACGFVMPLLAFYITDELDRSAAFAGTVVAGIGVGSLLAGPFGGALGDRFGHKPTLVGALGATAVSMIGLAYARSPWALLVGAFVVGVVNNATRPAHNALIADVIPGKDQVRAYSLNFWAINVGYSIAMLSVGLVSLVGYTALFWLNGATTLIGAVLIATRVPGRPRAAAPTGEEEAEGFGAVLRDRSFVAFVAAQFLVLTILLQSESGLPIAMGQDGFSPSTFGQVAALNGIVIVAVQLPLTRLYKRFPESWVLAGSSALIGVGYSVLLLGHTAWIYGASIIVWTLGEIGNTPTSFALVARISPDHLRGRYQGLYQVAWTGSAVVAPLVGGWVIHTWGAAPLWLGCLVVALAAAAAQLGIGTRLTRRVAAREREERPEPATTSPAPEAG from the coding sequence ATGGCATTCCGGCCACTCACGAGGGCGCGCACCTCGCTCGCGGCGACCTTCGGCGGGCTCCCGTCCGGCTTCTGGTGGCTCTGGACCGCCCAACTCGTCAACCGCGCCTGCGGGTTCGTGATGCCCCTGCTCGCCTTCTACATCACCGACGAGCTGGACCGCAGCGCGGCCTTCGCCGGCACCGTCGTCGCCGGCATCGGCGTCGGCTCCCTCCTCGCGGGACCGTTCGGCGGCGCCCTCGGCGACCGGTTCGGCCACAAGCCCACCCTCGTCGGCGCCCTCGGCGCCACCGCCGTGAGCATGATCGGCCTCGCCTACGCCCGCTCCCCATGGGCCCTGCTCGTCGGCGCCTTCGTCGTCGGCGTGGTCAACAACGCCACCCGGCCCGCCCACAACGCGCTCATCGCCGACGTCATCCCGGGCAAGGACCAGGTCCGCGCCTACTCGCTCAACTTCTGGGCCATCAACGTCGGTTACTCCATCGCGATGCTCTCCGTCGGGCTGGTCTCCCTGGTCGGCTACACCGCGCTGTTCTGGCTCAACGGCGCCACCACCCTCATCGGCGCCGTCCTGATCGCCACCCGCGTCCCCGGCCGCCCGCGGGCCGCCGCGCCCACCGGGGAAGAGGAGGCGGAGGGGTTCGGCGCCGTCCTGCGCGACCGGAGCTTCGTCGCCTTCGTCGCCGCCCAGTTCCTCGTCCTCACCATCCTGCTCCAGTCCGAGAGCGGACTGCCCATCGCAATGGGCCAGGACGGGTTCTCGCCGAGCACCTTCGGACAGGTCGCCGCGCTCAACGGCATCGTGATCGTCGCCGTCCAACTGCCGCTCACCCGGCTCTACAAGCGCTTCCCCGAGTCCTGGGTGCTCGCCGGCTCCTCCGCGCTGATCGGCGTCGGCTACTCCGTCCTCCTCCTCGGCCACACCGCCTGGATCTACGGCGCCTCCATCATCGTGTGGACCCTCGGCGAGATCGGCAACACCCCCACCAGCTTCGCGCTCGTGGCCCGGATCTCCCCGGACCACCTGCGCGGCCGCTACCAGGGCCTCTACCAGGTCGCCTGGACCGGCTCCGCCGTCGTCGCCCCGCTCGTCGGCGGCTGGGTCATCCACACCTGGGGCGCCGCCCCCCTCTGGCTCGGCTGCCTCGTCGTCGCCCTCGCCGCCGCGGCCGCCCAGCTCGGCATCGGCACCCGTCTCACCCGCCGCGTCGCCGCCAGGGAACGCGAGGAGCGGCCGGAACCCGCCACGACGTCCCCCGCCCCCGAAGCGGGCTGA
- a CDS encoding isochorismatase family cysteine hydrolase gives MARSALVVIDMLNTYAHEDAERLVPSVAAALPAIVDLLRRARAAGTPVVYANDNFGDWRSHHGEILDLALGGRHPELVEPVRPDEEALFVVKARHSVFYETPLEYLLRSLDVTDLVLTGQVTEQCVLYSALDAHIRHLDVTVPRDAVAHIHEDLARAALRMIERNMGGRIVDAADVAF, from the coding sequence ATGGCTCGCTCGGCGCTCGTCGTGATCGACATGCTGAACACGTACGCGCACGAGGACGCGGAGCGGCTGGTGCCGTCGGTGGCGGCGGCGCTGCCCGCGATCGTGGACCTGCTGCGGCGGGCGCGGGCGGCGGGGACGCCGGTGGTGTACGCCAACGACAACTTCGGCGACTGGCGCTCGCACCACGGGGAGATCCTGGACCTGGCGCTCGGGGGCCGTCATCCGGAGCTGGTCGAGCCGGTGCGGCCGGACGAGGAGGCGCTGTTCGTGGTGAAGGCGCGGCACTCGGTGTTCTACGAGACGCCGCTGGAGTACCTGCTCCGCTCGCTGGACGTGACGGATCTGGTGCTGACCGGTCAGGTCACCGAGCAGTGCGTGCTCTACTCGGCGCTGGACGCGCACATCCGGCACCTGGACGTGACGGTGCCCCGGGACGCGGTCGCCCACATCCACGAGGACCTGGCGCGGGCGGCGCTGCGGATGATCGAGCGGAACATGGGCGGCCGGATCGTCGACGCCGCCGACGTCGCGTTCTGA